The Candidatus Koribacter versatilis Ellin345 genome has a segment encoding these proteins:
- a CDS encoding gamma carbonic anhydrase family protein encodes MIRSYKGKSPVVPGTCYVDVSAQLIGDVELGEHASIWMNTVLRGDVHSIRVGANSNIQDNSVLHGMLGKWPVIVGDWVSVGHSVTLHGCVVEDRCLIGMGSIILNGARIGAGSIIAAGTLIPEGAVVEPGSLWMGLPGKMRRKLVDEDQQTILQYAKNYLGYKENYLSELK; translated from the coding sequence ATGATTCGTTCCTACAAAGGGAAAAGCCCCGTCGTACCCGGCACTTGCTACGTGGACGTCTCCGCGCAATTGATTGGCGATGTTGAACTCGGCGAGCATGCCAGTATCTGGATGAACACCGTGCTACGCGGCGACGTGCATTCGATTCGCGTGGGAGCTAATAGCAACATCCAGGACAACTCGGTGCTGCACGGGATGCTGGGCAAGTGGCCGGTGATCGTGGGCGACTGGGTCAGCGTGGGGCATTCAGTCACGTTGCACGGATGCGTGGTGGAAGATCGCTGCCTGATCGGCATGGGATCGATCATTCTTAATGGTGCGCGCATTGGCGCGGGATCGATCATCGCCGCTGGGACTTTGATTCCCGAGGGAGCCGTGGTCGAACCGGGCTCGCTGTGGATGGGACTTCCCGGCAAGATGCGCCGCAAGCTGGTCGACGAAGACCAGCAGACGATTTTGCAGTACGCTAAGAACTATCTCGGATACAAAGAGAATTACCTGAGCGAACTGAAGTAG
- a CDS encoding carboxypeptidase-like regulatory domain-containing protein, whose product MHRANFGSPWRTLLLAVLFVSVSAFSQDASSSAIRGIVTDASSARILGAQIAAVSVGTGVSRNIVTDKLGSFTLDMLPPGEYFVRVIAPAWRCKNNGSKSR is encoded by the coding sequence ATGCATCGCGCCAACTTTGGGTCTCCATGGAGGACTCTCCTCCTCGCCGTTCTTTTTGTTTCTGTCTCCGCTTTCTCCCAGGATGCCTCCTCCTCGGCGATTCGCGGCATCGTCACCGATGCATCGAGTGCCCGCATCCTCGGCGCGCAAATCGCCGCTGTCAGCGTCGGCACCGGCGTCAGTCGCAATATCGTGACCGACAAGCTGGGCTCTTTCACGCTCGACATGCTTCCTCCCGGCGAATACTTCGTTCGCGTCATTGCCCCCGCATGGCGATGCAAGAACAACGGATCCAAATCGAGATAG
- a CDS encoding TonB-dependent receptor plug domain-containing protein encodes MQEQRIQIEIGSAVTLDFKLLPASVSTTVEVASRASIVDTASSDVTKVIDEKTIDDTPLNGRRFTDLALLTPGVTQDPRSQTSASNGDLSFGGIRGYQTSFLVDGADLNNGFFSQQQGRYRAPYTFSNESVKEFRVSSNAYGAETGRAGGAVINVATKSGTNQIHGSGFYYLRDSDLGAAYPFTGIKPSGNQHQYGFNAGGPLKRNKIFFFAGWDAHRFDDPNIVRFLNGQPVITPTPFDYDPLDQALVEQQAAYLSAMGGTYSAALNGGTYFVKLDDAINSKNLLSLRYNASRFSGQNNVFFDPGNPVTYSLESNNGVEQVRTDAIVATLTSTLSSRWTSHARLQFSRDDEQSFANSQDARTKIYGLVDGFGRSTMLPRHTREHRLHAAETLSFLTPRNSWKFGADALWSWDYNFFPSMFGGEYEFDNIRVNPWTFAPERYGEHITPLRAYAHGTPRYYMQSFGTAASHPDSREFAAFAQDSIRVTSHLGVTLGVRYDLQGYPSGGLTPNPIWPTSGQLPSPKNNFAPRIALAYSLGNAHPTVIRAGYGWFYTRIPQIYESSVMTGNGLDQGFLFLDNLNQLDQRLFPAYPTPLVSCGVTAATCVPPDNIASRLTSDIYAFDSHFQTPMVQQASLTIEKEVASRLTIATSYLYVHGEHLLRAIDVNLPPPITVQYPVVLEDGTPTGEMLTQQSFGTWQMSRSLTCAYPPCINDVVRPIPQADSINVFQSAASSLYNGLTVSARKRMARGYSFQIAYTYAKALDDGQDALVAGTPSTVQNPYALKTDRGLSTTDQRQRFVIQAVAEPRVRVDQLFVRRLLNGWKFSGFTTIGSGRPVTADVNGDANADGNIVNDRLPGLGRNSLVGPDYASVELRISRQIRFSARYRLELLAEGFNVMNRDNKRITSTDQGLVSTAADFQYSSYLIGSAYYPGGYTMNPTFMQPQSSYIPRQIQFSARLRF; translated from the coding sequence ATGCAAGAACAACGGATCCAAATCGAGATAGGCTCTGCCGTCACCCTCGATTTCAAACTTCTGCCGGCCTCCGTGAGCACGACGGTCGAAGTCGCCTCCCGCGCCAGCATCGTCGACACCGCCTCCAGTGATGTCACCAAGGTCATCGATGAGAAGACAATCGACGACACACCACTCAACGGCCGCCGCTTCACCGATCTCGCGCTGCTCACGCCGGGCGTTACCCAAGACCCGCGCAGCCAGACGTCGGCCTCCAACGGCGACCTCTCCTTTGGTGGCATTCGCGGCTACCAAACGAGCTTTCTTGTAGACGGCGCAGATCTCAACAACGGCTTCTTCTCCCAGCAGCAGGGACGTTATCGCGCACCCTACACCTTCAGCAACGAATCGGTGAAGGAGTTCCGTGTCTCCTCCAACGCGTATGGCGCGGAAACCGGTCGCGCCGGCGGAGCCGTCATTAACGTCGCGACCAAGTCCGGCACCAACCAGATCCACGGCAGCGGCTTCTACTATCTTCGCGACAGCGATTTAGGCGCGGCTTATCCCTTTACCGGCATCAAGCCGAGCGGGAACCAGCACCAGTACGGCTTCAACGCCGGCGGTCCACTGAAGAGGAACAAGATCTTCTTCTTCGCTGGATGGGACGCGCATCGTTTCGACGATCCGAACATCGTCCGTTTCCTCAATGGGCAGCCGGTGATCACGCCGACGCCGTTCGATTACGATCCGCTCGATCAGGCTCTCGTCGAGCAACAAGCCGCATATCTCTCCGCGATGGGCGGCACCTACAGCGCGGCCCTCAATGGCGGCACCTACTTCGTCAAACTCGACGACGCCATCAACAGCAAGAACCTGCTCAGCCTGCGCTACAATGCCTCGCGTTTCAGCGGCCAGAACAATGTCTTCTTCGACCCCGGCAACCCAGTTACGTATTCGCTCGAAAGCAACAACGGCGTAGAGCAGGTCCGCACCGACGCCATAGTCGCCACGCTTACCTCAACCCTAAGCTCACGCTGGACCAGTCACGCCCGCCTACAGTTTTCGCGTGACGATGAACAGTCTTTCGCCAACTCCCAAGATGCTCGCACCAAGATATACGGATTGGTGGATGGTTTCGGCCGTTCCACCATGCTTCCGCGCCACACTCGCGAACATCGTCTACACGCGGCGGAAACGCTCAGCTTCCTCACCCCGCGTAACTCCTGGAAGTTTGGTGCCGACGCGCTCTGGTCCTGGGACTACAACTTCTTTCCGTCGATGTTCGGAGGTGAATACGAATTCGACAACATTCGCGTAAACCCGTGGACTTTCGCGCCCGAGCGTTACGGCGAACACATCACGCCGCTGCGCGCTTATGCGCACGGTACGCCGCGCTACTACATGCAGAGCTTCGGCACCGCTGCGTCGCATCCCGATAGCCGCGAGTTCGCCGCCTTCGCGCAGGATTCAATTCGCGTCACCAGCCATCTCGGCGTCACGCTCGGCGTGCGGTACGACCTCCAGGGATATCCATCCGGCGGACTTACCCCTAACCCGATTTGGCCAACCTCTGGGCAACTCCCCAGCCCGAAGAACAATTTCGCCCCGCGCATCGCTCTCGCCTATTCGCTGGGGAACGCGCATCCGACCGTGATCCGAGCCGGCTACGGCTGGTTCTACACCCGCATCCCGCAGATCTACGAATCCTCAGTCATGACCGGCAATGGCCTCGACCAAGGCTTCCTCTTTCTCGACAACCTGAACCAGCTTGATCAGCGGCTGTTCCCGGCGTATCCAACTCCGCTGGTGAGTTGTGGCGTAACCGCGGCCACCTGCGTCCCGCCCGACAACATCGCCAGTCGTCTCACCTCCGACATCTACGCCTTCGATTCGCACTTCCAAACGCCCATGGTCCAACAGGCGAGCCTGACGATTGAAAAAGAAGTCGCCTCGCGGCTGACGATCGCTACCAGCTACCTCTATGTCCACGGTGAGCACCTGCTCCGGGCGATAGACGTCAATCTCCCGCCGCCAATCACGGTGCAGTACCCCGTCGTTCTCGAAGACGGCACGCCCACCGGCGAAATGCTCACGCAGCAATCCTTCGGTACCTGGCAAATGTCGCGTTCTCTCACGTGCGCCTATCCGCCATGCATCAATGACGTGGTGCGGCCCATACCGCAGGCCGACAGCATCAACGTCTTCCAAAGTGCCGCCAGCAGCCTCTACAACGGCCTCACCGTGTCCGCGCGGAAGCGTATGGCCCGCGGCTACTCCTTCCAGATTGCGTATACCTACGCCAAGGCGCTCGATGACGGGCAGGACGCCCTTGTCGCCGGAACTCCCTCGACGGTGCAAAATCCGTACGCTCTGAAAACCGATCGCGGCCTCAGTACCACCGATCAGCGCCAGCGATTCGTGATTCAAGCTGTAGCCGAGCCGCGCGTCCGCGTCGATCAACTCTTTGTGCGAAGACTTCTGAACGGTTGGAAGTTCTCCGGCTTCACCACCATCGGCTCCGGTCGTCCCGTCACCGCGGATGTAAATGGCGACGCCAATGCCGACGGCAACATCGTCAATGACCGCCTGCCCGGCCTCGGCCGCAATAGCCTCGTCGGGCCGGACTACGCTTCGGTTGAACTGCGCATCTCGCGACAGATTCGCTTCAGCGCGCGTTATCGTCTCGAACTTCTTGCCGAAGGCTTCAACGTCATGAACCGTGACAACAAGCGCATCACCAGCACCGACCAGGGACTTGTCTCCACCGCTGCCGATTTCCAATACAGCAGCTATCTCATTGGCTCCGCCTACTATCCCGGCGGCTACACCATGAATCCGACGTTTATGCAGCCGCAAAGTTCGTATATTCCGCGGCAAATCCAATTTTCCGCGCGTTTACGCTTCTAG
- the rpsU gene encoding 30S ribosomal protein S21, with protein MAEVKLQEGESLENALRRFKRKVQQEDIIKEVKRHSFYLKPGEKKRVKEALARKRSRKKARKEQD; from the coding sequence ATGGCAGAAGTGAAACTTCAAGAGGGCGAGTCTCTCGAGAATGCTCTGCGCCGCTTCAAACGAAAGGTCCAGCAAGAGGACATCATCAAGGAAGTGAAGCGTCATAGCTTCTACCTGAAGCCGGGTGAAAAAAAGCGCGTGAAAGAAGCGCTGGCCCGCAAGCGTAGCCGTAAAAAGGCCCGCAAGGAGCAGGACTAA
- a CDS encoding zinc-ribbon domain containing protein codes for MEFQDKVLKCIDCGADFVFTAGEQLFFHDKQFKNEPKRCKPCKGKRANMLGSTPPGATYPKVETRTTCSGCGKDTTVPFKPTQGRPVFCRECFQQKRTTAATA; via the coding sequence ATGGAATTCCAGGACAAGGTTCTCAAGTGTATCGACTGCGGCGCTGACTTCGTCTTCACAGCAGGGGAACAGCTTTTCTTCCACGACAAGCAGTTCAAGAACGAGCCCAAGCGTTGTAAACCGTGTAAGGGGAAGCGCGCCAACATGCTTGGCAGCACGCCCCCAGGTGCCACGTATCCCAAGGTGGAAACCCGTACAACCTGCTCGGGCTGCGGCAAGGACACTACCGTGCCGTTCAAGCCGACGCAGGGACGGCCGGTCTTTTGTCGTGAGTGTTTCCAGCAGAAGCGTACAACTGCTGCAACGGCATAA
- a CDS encoding response regulator: MKRRILLVDDELAILLTLKAILEMHHFEVETASSAKEGAKKLTAATYDMVITDMRMETETAGYDVIRAAKQQPYDPAVAILTAYPSLGSDWQTKGAHSLLVKPVNTDELLRQLEHLLATHQANKKTAKQPPIMRAEKAARAEKKAI; the protein is encoded by the coding sequence ATGAAGCGTCGCATTCTCCTCGTTGACGACGAATTGGCGATATTGCTGACCCTCAAGGCGATCCTTGAAATGCATCACTTCGAGGTGGAGACCGCCTCGTCCGCCAAAGAAGGCGCGAAGAAGCTGACCGCCGCGACCTATGACATGGTCATTACGGACATGCGAATGGAGACGGAGACCGCCGGCTACGATGTGATCCGCGCTGCGAAACAACAGCCCTACGATCCGGCCGTGGCGATCCTGACGGCATATCCGTCACTGGGATCGGATTGGCAGACCAAGGGCGCGCACTCGCTGCTGGTGAAGCCCGTCAATACCGACGAACTTCTGCGCCAACTCGAACACCTTCTGGCTACCCATCAGGCGAACAAGAAGACGGCCAAGCAGCCGCCGATCATGCGGGCGGAAAAGGCCGCGCGGGCCGAAAAGAAAGCAATCTAG
- the mtaB gene encoding tRNA (N(6)-L-threonylcarbamoyladenosine(37)-C(2))-methylthiotransferase MtaB, producing the protein MASFFVENFGCRATQADGAAIERQLLEKGLARGSSAIDAEVVVLNTCTVTASADQDARAAIRRIKRGNPEARIIVTGCYAQRAPEEISRIEGVSLVVGNSHKHALPTLAANLAPKGFVSVASIGVGTAATEAAPVVIGDIFAHTELMAAPVFDSESAAERTRPNLKIQDGCNNRCSFCVIPYVRGKSRSLTMDSVLHEVDSLVEAGYKEIVLSGINLGRWGNDLRPRVRFEELVRNIVENTAIPKVRISSVEPMDWSNELIALVAESPKICKHAHAPLQSGSDRILRKMHRRYRPWHYADRLERIRTAMPQAAIGADVMVGFPGETDEHFEETRSFIESLPFTYLHVFTYSSRPGTPSAAMAEQVPVYVARERNKVLRDLIAEKKHGFMESLVGKEIEAVTLTNQRDGMTEALTDNYQKAMIAGEHTSNQLVRVRLDRVDGESLLGVITSVPSAHHEG; encoded by the coding sequence GTGGCTTCGTTCTTCGTCGAAAACTTTGGCTGTCGTGCGACCCAGGCCGATGGCGCCGCCATCGAGCGCCAATTGCTCGAAAAGGGCCTTGCCCGTGGGTCTTCGGCCATCGACGCCGAAGTGGTTGTGCTCAACACTTGCACCGTCACGGCGTCGGCCGACCAGGACGCGCGTGCCGCGATTCGCCGCATAAAACGCGGGAATCCAGAAGCTCGCATTATTGTCACCGGTTGTTACGCGCAACGCGCGCCGGAAGAAATCTCGAGGATCGAAGGCGTCAGCCTCGTCGTCGGGAATTCGCATAAACACGCGCTTCCCACGCTGGCCGCAAATCTTGCGCCGAAGGGCTTCGTTTCCGTGGCGTCGATTGGCGTAGGTACTGCGGCCACAGAAGCCGCTCCGGTAGTGATCGGCGACATCTTCGCGCACACCGAACTGATGGCTGCGCCAGTGTTCGACAGCGAATCCGCCGCCGAGCGTACCCGCCCCAATCTCAAGATCCAGGATGGCTGCAACAACCGCTGCTCGTTCTGCGTGATTCCGTACGTCCGCGGCAAGAGCCGTTCGCTGACGATGGATTCCGTCCTTCACGAAGTCGACTCGCTCGTCGAAGCCGGCTACAAAGAGATCGTGCTGAGCGGCATCAACCTTGGCCGCTGGGGCAACGACCTTCGACCGCGCGTCCGGTTTGAAGAGCTCGTGCGCAACATCGTGGAAAACACCGCGATCCCGAAGGTCCGTATCAGTTCGGTCGAACCCATGGACTGGAGCAACGAGTTGATTGCGCTCGTCGCCGAGTCGCCAAAGATTTGCAAGCACGCGCACGCACCGCTGCAATCGGGAAGCGATCGCATCCTTCGCAAAATGCACCGCCGCTATCGTCCGTGGCATTACGCGGACCGCCTCGAGCGAATTCGCACGGCAATGCCGCAAGCCGCCATCGGCGCCGACGTGATGGTCGGCTTCCCCGGCGAGACCGACGAGCACTTCGAGGAAACTCGCAGTTTCATCGAATCTCTGCCGTTCACCTATCTGCACGTATTCACGTACTCATCGCGGCCGGGAACGCCGTCGGCGGCGATGGCGGAACAAGTGCCGGTGTACGTTGCGCGTGAGAGGAACAAAGTGCTACGCGATCTCATCGCGGAGAAGAAGCATGGGTTCATGGAGTCGCTGGTTGGAAAAGAAATCGAAGCAGTGACGCTGACGAACCAGCGCGATGGAATGACCGAAGCGCTGACCGACAATTATCAGAAGGCGATGATCGCGGGTGAACACACGTCGAATCAACTGGTGCGGGTGCGACTCGACAGGGTTGACGGTGAGAGTTTGCTGGGCGTTATCACAAGCGTCCCGTCTGCACACCACGAAGGGTGA
- a CDS encoding 3-hydroxyacyl-CoA dehydrogenase family protein: MQIKSVGVIGCGLMGSGIAQAAATAGFPVIVLEAEQRFLDRGFTGVERSLAKFAEKGTITESPDAIRARLKGTTNVEDLADCDIIIEAILENVPEKHKMYAALEKVAKPDAIFASNTSSISITELMAATKRPERFIGLHFFNPVPLMKLVEVIRTIATSDEVFEAAVDFGTKLGKVPVRTKDSSGFIVNRLLVPYLLDAIRAYEEGVGSIVDIDQAMKLGCGYPMGPFTLLDFVGLDTCYYITHVMFDEFREKRFAAPPLLKRMVLAGWYGRKTGKGFYDYTDPNNPIANQNL, encoded by the coding sequence ATGCAAATCAAATCCGTAGGTGTAATCGGTTGCGGGCTCATGGGCTCAGGAATTGCGCAGGCTGCGGCGACGGCCGGATTTCCCGTTATAGTTCTCGAAGCCGAGCAGCGTTTTCTCGACAGAGGTTTCACAGGCGTCGAGCGCTCGCTCGCCAAATTCGCGGAGAAGGGAACGATCACGGAATCGCCCGATGCGATTCGCGCGCGGCTGAAGGGAACGACCAACGTCGAAGACCTCGCCGATTGCGACATCATCATCGAGGCGATCCTCGAAAACGTTCCCGAGAAACACAAGATGTACGCCGCACTCGAGAAGGTCGCCAAGCCTGACGCCATCTTCGCCAGCAATACTTCATCGATCTCCATCACCGAATTAATGGCGGCGACGAAGCGTCCAGAGCGCTTTATCGGACTGCATTTCTTTAATCCCGTGCCGCTCATGAAACTCGTCGAGGTGATTCGCACGATTGCAACCTCGGACGAAGTATTTGAAGCAGCCGTCGACTTCGGCACGAAGCTCGGCAAAGTGCCGGTGCGCACGAAAGACTCGAGCGGCTTCATCGTGAACCGCCTGCTGGTGCCGTATTTGCTCGACGCAATCCGCGCCTACGAAGAAGGCGTTGGCTCGATTGTCGATATTGATCAGGCCATGAAGCTGGGCTGCGGCTATCCGATGGGCCCGTTCACGCTGCTTGATTTCGTCGGGCTCGATACGTGCTACTACATCACCCACGTGATGTTCGATGAGTTCCGCGAGAAGCGCTTTGCCGCGCCACCACTCTTGAAACGGATGGTGCTGGCAGGCTGGTATGGGCGCAAAACTGGCAAGGGTTTCTACGATTACACGGATCCGAACAATCCCATCGCAAATCAAAATCTTTAA
- a CDS encoding enoyl-CoA hydratase/isomerase family protein, protein MTFENILYEVRNQIAYVTINRPKVLNALSIATIGEIGQAMQAAKDDANAHVVILTGSGEKAFVAGADINELKTATSEVGKQYALRGQAVLSLLENLGKPVIAAVNGFALGGGCELALGCTMRFASDNAKLGQPEVKLGIMAGFGGSQRLPRLVGRGMGMQLLLTGETITAQEALRIGLVNAVVPQAELMAYVEGVAAKIIANAPLAIQYTMEAVNHGADMTLAEGLYLEATLFSITCATEDKNEGTSAFLEKRGATFKGR, encoded by the coding sequence ATGACATTCGAAAACATTCTCTACGAAGTAAGAAATCAGATCGCTTACGTCACCATCAATCGCCCGAAGGTCCTCAACGCGCTCAGCATCGCCACCATCGGCGAGATCGGGCAGGCGATGCAGGCCGCGAAGGACGATGCCAACGCGCATGTCGTCATCCTCACTGGGTCAGGTGAGAAGGCTTTCGTCGCGGGTGCCGACATCAACGAACTGAAGACCGCTACAAGCGAAGTCGGCAAGCAATATGCGCTGCGCGGACAGGCCGTGCTGAGCTTGCTCGAAAATCTCGGCAAGCCTGTCATCGCGGCTGTTAACGGTTTCGCCCTCGGCGGAGGCTGCGAACTGGCGCTCGGCTGCACGATGCGCTTCGCTTCGGATAACGCGAAACTCGGACAGCCCGAAGTGAAGCTGGGCATCATGGCCGGTTTCGGTGGCTCGCAACGCTTGCCGCGACTCGTAGGGCGCGGGATGGGCATGCAGCTTCTCCTCACCGGCGAGACCATCACCGCGCAGGAGGCTCTGCGCATCGGACTGGTGAATGCGGTCGTTCCGCAAGCCGAGCTGATGGCCTATGTCGAGGGCGTGGCAGCGAAGATCATCGCCAACGCTCCGCTGGCGATCCAGTACACGATGGAGGCGGTGAATCACGGCGCCGATATGACGCTCGCGGAGGGGCTCTATCTCGAAGCGACACTTTTCTCGATCACATGCGCGACGGAAGACAAGAACGAAGGCACGTCGGCGTTTCTCGAGAAGCGGGGAGCGACGTTTAAGGGAAGATAA
- the nusB gene encoding transcription antitermination factor NusB yields MTIKTGTRRKSRELALQMLFQMDMGKQSADHVEKTFWAERKDLEEEVRSFAIDLFHVAEKRSEEIDKLIEKHAEHWRMERMAAVDRNILRGACAEFMGFPKTPKPVVINESLEIARRFSSPESVQFINGVLDSVARELDAERKKKS; encoded by the coding sequence GTGACGATTAAAACGGGAACCCGCCGGAAGTCGCGCGAGTTGGCGCTCCAGATGCTTTTTCAAATGGATATGGGCAAGCAGTCGGCCGATCATGTAGAAAAGACTTTCTGGGCCGAACGGAAAGACCTGGAGGAAGAAGTCCGGAGCTTTGCGATCGATTTGTTTCATGTAGCCGAGAAGCGATCGGAAGAGATCGACAAGCTGATCGAGAAGCATGCCGAGCACTGGCGCATGGAGCGTATGGCGGCGGTGGACCGGAACATCCTGCGCGGTGCATGCGCAGAGTTCATGGGTTTTCCGAAGACGCCGAAGCCGGTAGTGATTAACGAGTCACTGGAGATCGCACGCAGGTTTTCCAGCCCGGAGTCGGTGCAGTTCATCAATGGAGTTTTAGACAGCGTAGCGCGGGAGCTTGACGCAGAGCGCAAGAAGAAGTCGTAG
- a CDS encoding DUF2621 family protein — translation MHWSDEAKEVFKQLMKALPQGERQEIKESAQPRAESLAEEEGEDEVSVEATILAIIQSTPMEYHDRLRDMMAYHGIDPEDYNEAFGV, via the coding sequence ATGCACTGGTCAGACGAAGCGAAGGAAGTATTCAAGCAGTTGATGAAGGCACTGCCGCAAGGCGAGCGGCAGGAGATCAAGGAGTCGGCGCAGCCGCGTGCCGAATCGCTGGCCGAAGAAGAAGGCGAAGACGAAGTTTCGGTCGAGGCGACGATCCTGGCCATCATCCAGAGCACGCCCATGGAATACCACGACCGACTGCGCGACATGATGGCCTACCACGGCATCGATCCCGAGGATTACAACGAGGCGTTCGGCGTGTAG
- a CDS encoding iron chaperone, whose protein sequence is MKAAKGGPPKTVEEYLARVPEPARSTLEKVRAAVRSVVPAETTEVISYGIPAFRNEKILVWYAAFAKHCSLFPTAEVIEEFKGDLKGYTLSKGTIQFAIDKPLPGTLIRKMVKARLQSTKKKKK, encoded by the coding sequence ATGAAAGCCGCAAAGGGTGGACCGCCGAAAACTGTCGAAGAGTACCTCGCACGCGTGCCAGAACCGGCGCGCAGCACGCTGGAAAAGGTGCGTGCCGCGGTGCGTAGCGTCGTTCCGGCGGAGACGACGGAGGTCATCAGCTACGGCATTCCAGCTTTTCGAAACGAGAAGATCTTGGTTTGGTACGCGGCCTTCGCGAAGCATTGCAGCTTGTTCCCAACGGCCGAGGTGATCGAAGAATTTAAAGGCGATCTGAAGGGCTACACGCTCTCGAAGGGTACGATCCAGTTCGCAATCGACAAGCCGCTACCTGGAACGCTGATCAGGAAAATGGTAAAAGCGCGGCTGCAGAGCACGAAGAAGAAGAAAAAATAG
- a CDS encoding energy transducer TonB: MLRTASLLGFTLCACGALAQLPDLPKNVPGAVTMQRLNEAPTKTVKPVYPDVALQKWIQGTVTLDVVISADGKAEQIGCDSYCQIFPREMGEAAADAVKQWTWNPVLVKGKAARVKTRVAVQFALDEHSPPVAVCNIVRDPKTYVGKVMNVVGMVKREHGIKVLVSSECNGALEVDDDNALTPPQKDAKYAAMEQVVAAGSGEVTVRGLVRDENRPGAYPGYRVILERVLKVK; encoded by the coding sequence ATGTTGAGAACCGCCTCTCTCCTCGGTTTCACGCTCTGCGCTTGCGGTGCCTTGGCGCAGCTTCCCGACCTGCCGAAGAACGTTCCCGGCGCAGTCACCATGCAGCGCCTTAACGAGGCGCCGACGAAAACTGTAAAGCCGGTGTATCCGGATGTTGCTCTGCAGAAGTGGATACAAGGAACGGTGACGCTCGATGTGGTAATTAGCGCCGACGGAAAAGCAGAACAGATCGGCTGCGACAGCTATTGCCAGATTTTCCCGCGGGAGATGGGCGAGGCCGCGGCGGACGCGGTGAAGCAATGGACGTGGAACCCGGTGCTCGTGAAAGGTAAGGCGGCGCGGGTCAAGACCAGGGTCGCAGTGCAGTTTGCGCTCGATGAACACAGCCCGCCGGTGGCCGTGTGCAATATTGTGCGCGACCCGAAAACTTATGTCGGCAAGGTGATGAACGTTGTTGGAATGGTGAAACGTGAGCACGGGATCAAGGTGCTTGTGTCCAGCGAGTGCAATGGCGCGTTGGAAGTGGATGATGACAATGCGCTCACTCCTCCGCAGAAGGACGCCAAATACGCGGCGATGGAACAGGTGGTTGCCGCTGGCAGCGGAGAAGTCACGGTACGCGGGTTGGTGCGCGATGAGAACCGACCGGGAGCTTATCCGGGATACCGCGTGATATTGGAGAGAGTACTGAAGGTGAAGTGA